Genomic window (Pirellulales bacterium):
TAACATTCGTGGATCAGCACGTCCACCCCGCGAATCCGCGCGACGTAATCCGCATCGGGACGGGCGGGGGTATCTGTGACATAAGCCAATGACCGGCCGGGCCAATCCAGCCGAAACCCAATCGATCCGCCGGGATGGTCTAGCGGAAAGTGAGTCAACCGTCCCCCCTCAGGTAGGGATACGGCATCGGGTAGCGGAAGAAAATCGCACGGCGGCTCGACCGGAAACAACAACTCGTGAAACAGATGGGTTTTGACCGCGGCGACCTTCTCTCGCTCTCCATAGACCGTGGCGCGCGTGACGGGCGTGCCATTTAGTACGTCAAAGAGAAACGTCAAACCGACGACATGATCGACATGGGCATGGGAGAGAAAGATCGTTAACTGTGGCGTCTTCAGGTGCTCGCGCACGCGAAATATGCCGGTGCCGGCATCCAGCACAACCCCGATCTCGGGCAACATAAAGCAGGCAGTATGCCGTAGCTCGTTGGGATGGTAACCCGTCGATCCCAATATGAGGAGTTTCATACGATCACTGTGCTACAGTCCTTGACACCGAAGATTGTCGAGCATTGTGCCACA
Coding sequences:
- a CDS encoding MBL fold metallo-hydrolase — translated: MKLLILGSTGYHPNELRHTACFMLPEIGVVLDAGTGIFRVREHLKTPQLTIFLSHAHVDHVVGLTFLFDVLNGTPVTRATVYGEREKVAAVKTHLFHELLFPVEPPCDFLPLPDAVSLPEGGRLTHFPLDHPGGSIGFRLDWPGRSLAYVTDTPARPDADYVARIRGVDVLIHECYFADELADLAATTGHSHTTPVAEVALAAGVGRLVLVHVNPLINAIDPVGLATARAIFPATEIGTDGLDIDF